The Arachis hypogaea cultivar Tifrunner chromosome 16, arahy.Tifrunner.gnm2.J5K5, whole genome shotgun sequence genome contains a region encoding:
- the LOC112697823 gene encoding pentatricopeptide repeat-containing protein At1g76280-like isoform X1, producing the protein MCGFRATVALRTFCKLKHRYHHGGETHTGHSEFTRHLTTATTRGSGYMDPVRRSSKHSMKIRKIVKALRYGDRRKASDLLLGFAQRSPSLRADDFLPIFKCCAQSCDPLFVMETWRLMEAKNISLNDKCVSLMTQTLCKGGYLEEAFNMVDFLGESHDFHPVPSLYNFLLTSCVKEKNIIHARKCLELMEKQMAGKNEITYIELLKLAVLQENLSTVHLIWEDYIKNYSMSMLPLMKFIHSFTALKDLKSAYKTLQHMVSLAIMGNIGITRKASGRLFSARLDIPVPSNRDFSSTLLDLKENEQLDSWICPAFPDAICASVEQEAFRVGKREVKTAALAGLNREEHSLLKEVLIWSFDQVLYGCRQHKNYELVQKIMLQMQDLGLDPSRHAYDCLVRTVVSQRHFKDGMEILKKMKQNNLKPLDSTLAALSVSCSRALELDLAEAFLNQIAGYPHLYPYGALLAACDEMDQPERALRVFAKMKQIKLVPDIRIYENLFSLFGTVNAPYENGNRMSQADAFKRINAIERDMAKNGIQHSHISMKNLLKALGEEGMIRELFQYLHVAENLSIYSNSSLRTEMYNTVLHYLVEARESHMAIEIFKKMKKFGFHTDSATYDIMIDCCSITRCFKSASLLVSMMIRKGFHLEICTYTSLIKILMENENFSEALNLLERAKLGGIQLDVLLFNTFLRSASYKGRIDIIEFIVEYMHREKIQPDPATCRHVFCAYVAAGFHHTAMEALQVLTLRMMSKYASILKEEDFLDEFIFAEDSDAESRIIKLFKDRNEELSVALLNLRWCAVAGFPMLKSADQSLWAKRLESQFHTRRLLVPGRMRSYQSSSYYHNRQI; encoded by the exons ATGTGTGGTTTCAGAGCAACGGTTGCTCTCCGCACATTTTGTAAATTAAAACACCGTTACCACCAT GGAGGTGAAACCCACACTGGCCATTCAGAGTTCACCCGACATCTTACCACAGCCACCACAAGAG GTTCTGGTTATATGGATCCTGTTAGAAGATCATCTAAACATTCTATGAAAATCCGAAAAATTGTTAAGGCACTTCGCTATGGTGACAGAAGAAAGGCTTCTGACTTACTTTTGGGTTTTGCTCAGAGAAGCCCTTCATTAAGAGCTGATGATTTTCTTCCTATTTTTAAGTGCTGTGCACAATCTTGTGATCCGTTG TTTGTTATGGAGACTTGGCGGTTAATGGAGGCCAAAAACATTAGCCTGAATGATAAATGTGTCTCTCTTATGACTCAGACCCTATGTAAGGGGGGTTACTTGGAAGAG GCCTTTAATATGGTGGATTTTCTTGGAGAAAGTCATGACTTCCATCCAGTTCcctctctgtataattttttattaacatccTGCGTTAAAGAGAAGAATATAATTCATGCAAGAAAATGTTTGGAATTGATGGAAAAGCAGATGGCAGGGAAGAATGAAATCACATATATAGAGCTTCTCAAG CTTGCAGTTTTGCAGGAAAACTTGTCCACGGTTCATTTAATTTGGGAGGATTATATTAAAAACTACAGCATGAGTATGTTACCTCTGATgaaattcattcactcttttACAGCATTGAAAGATTTAAAATCTGCTTATAAAACACTACAGCATATGGTGTCGTTAGCCATCATGGGAAACATTGGTATCACTAGAAAGGCTAGTGGGAGGTTATTTTCTGCTAGATTGGATATCCCTGTACCTTCAAATAGGGATTTTAGTTCAACTTTATTGGATTTAAAGGAGAACGAGCAACTGGATTCTTGGATATGTCCTGCTTTCCCAGATGCTATTTGTGCTAGTGTAGAGCAGGAAGCTTTTCGTGTGGGAAAAAGAGAAGTTAAAACTGCGGCACTAGCTGGCCTAAATAGAGAAGAACACTCATTGCTTAAGGAGGTTTTGATATGGTCCTTTGATCAAGTACTATATGGGTGTAGACAGCACAAAAATTATGAGCTTGTGCAGAAGATTATGTTACAG ATGCAAGACCTTGGTTTGGACCCAAGCAGGCATGCATATGATTGCCTTGTTAGAACAGTTGTTTCTCAAAGACATTTTAAGGATGGCATGGAAATA TTAAAGAAAATGAAACAGAATAATTTGAAGCCACTTGATTCAACTTTGGCAGCACTTTCAGTCAGTTGCAGCCGTGCACTAGAGCTTGATTTAGCTGAGGCTTTCTTGAATCAGATTGCAGGATATCCACATCTGTATCCTTATGGTGCTTTGCTTGCAGCATGTGATGAAATG GATCAACCCGAACGTGCTTTGAGGGTGTTTGCCAAAATGAAGCAGATAAAACTTGTACCTGATATCAGGATATACGAGAATCTTTTTTCATTGTTTGGCACTGTAAATGCCCCATACGAAAATGGTAACAGAATGTCACAGGCGGATGCATTTAAAAGAATTAATGCTATTGAAAGGGATATGGCCAAGAATGGGATTCAGCACAGTCATATTTCAATGAAAAACTTG TTGAAGGCCCTCGGAGAAGAAGGAATGATAAGAGAATTGTTCCAATATTTACATGTGGCAGAGAATCTTTCCATTTACAGCAACTCTTCTTTGAGAACAGAGATGTACAACACAGTGTTGCATTATCTTGTTGAAGCCAGAGAA AGTCATATGGCTAttgaaatttttaagaaaatgaagaagtttGGCTTCCACACAGATTCGGCAACATATGATATAATGATTGATTGTTGTAGCATCACAAGATGCTTCAAATCGGCTTCTTTGTTGGTTTCAATGATGATACGTAAAGGGTTTCATCTGGAGATTTGCACGTATACTTCTCTCATAAAG ATTTTGATGGAAAATGAGAATTTTAGTGAAGCCTTGAATCTGTTGGAACGGGCCAAATTGGGTGGGATTCAACTTGATGTGCTGCTGTTTAATACCTTTCTTCGATCTGCAAGTTACAAG GGAAGGATTGATATAATTGAGTTTATTGTGGAGTATATGCACAGAGAGAAAATTCAGCCTGATCCAGCAACATGTCGCCATGTCTTCTGTGCATATGTAGCTGCTGGTTTTCACCATACAGCAATGGAAGCATTGCAGGTCTTAACTTTGCGTATGATGTCTAAATACGCCAGCATACTCAAAGAGGAAGATTTTCTCGACGAATTCATTTTTGCAGAAGATTCGGATGCCGAGTCAAGAATAATTAAGCTATTTAAAGATCGTAACGAGGAACTCTCAGTTGCATTGTTGAATTTAAGATGGTGTGCTGTTGCAGGATTTCCAATGCTCAAGTCAGCTGATCAAAGCCTTTGGGCCAAAAGACTTGAATCACAATTCCATACAAGGAGGCTCTTGGTGCCTGGTCGCATGAGATCTTATCAGTCCTCAAGTTATTACCACAATAGGCAGATATAA
- the LOC112697823 gene encoding pentatricopeptide repeat-containing protein At1g76280-like isoform X2, translated as MIYERKVEEKITKQYFERLHLSCIFSPNHTISGRFVMETWRLMEAKNISLNDKCVSLMTQTLCKGGYLEEAFNMVDFLGESHDFHPVPSLYNFLLTSCVKEKNIIHARKCLELMEKQMAGKNEITYIELLKLAVLQENLSTVHLIWEDYIKNYSMSMLPLMKFIHSFTALKDLKSAYKTLQHMVSLAIMGNIGITRKASGRLFSARLDIPVPSNRDFSSTLLDLKENEQLDSWICPAFPDAICASVEQEAFRVGKREVKTAALAGLNREEHSLLKEVLIWSFDQVLYGCRQHKNYELVQKIMLQMQDLGLDPSRHAYDCLVRTVVSQRHFKDGMEILKKMKQNNLKPLDSTLAALSVSCSRALELDLAEAFLNQIAGYPHLYPYGALLAACDEMDQPERALRVFAKMKQIKLVPDIRIYENLFSLFGTVNAPYENGNRMSQADAFKRINAIERDMAKNGIQHSHISMKNLLKALGEEGMIRELFQYLHVAENLSIYSNSSLRTEMYNTVLHYLVEARESHMAIEIFKKMKKFGFHTDSATYDIMIDCCSITRCFKSASLLVSMMIRKGFHLEICTYTSLIKILMENENFSEALNLLERAKLGGIQLDVLLFNTFLRSASYKGRIDIIEFIVEYMHREKIQPDPATCRHVFCAYVAAGFHHTAMEALQVLTLRMMSKYASILKEEDFLDEFIFAEDSDAESRIIKLFKDRNEELSVALLNLRWCAVAGFPMLKSADQSLWAKRLESQFHTRRLLVPGRMRSYQSSSYYHNRQI; from the exons ATGATTTATGAAAGAAAGGTAGAAGAGAAGATAACAAAGCAATATTTTGAGAGGCTGCACCTTAGCTGCATCTTCTCTCCTAACCATACTATCTCTGGGAGG TTTGTTATGGAGACTTGGCGGTTAATGGAGGCCAAAAACATTAGCCTGAATGATAAATGTGTCTCTCTTATGACTCAGACCCTATGTAAGGGGGGTTACTTGGAAGAG GCCTTTAATATGGTGGATTTTCTTGGAGAAAGTCATGACTTCCATCCAGTTCcctctctgtataattttttattaacatccTGCGTTAAAGAGAAGAATATAATTCATGCAAGAAAATGTTTGGAATTGATGGAAAAGCAGATGGCAGGGAAGAATGAAATCACATATATAGAGCTTCTCAAG CTTGCAGTTTTGCAGGAAAACTTGTCCACGGTTCATTTAATTTGGGAGGATTATATTAAAAACTACAGCATGAGTATGTTACCTCTGATgaaattcattcactcttttACAGCATTGAAAGATTTAAAATCTGCTTATAAAACACTACAGCATATGGTGTCGTTAGCCATCATGGGAAACATTGGTATCACTAGAAAGGCTAGTGGGAGGTTATTTTCTGCTAGATTGGATATCCCTGTACCTTCAAATAGGGATTTTAGTTCAACTTTATTGGATTTAAAGGAGAACGAGCAACTGGATTCTTGGATATGTCCTGCTTTCCCAGATGCTATTTGTGCTAGTGTAGAGCAGGAAGCTTTTCGTGTGGGAAAAAGAGAAGTTAAAACTGCGGCACTAGCTGGCCTAAATAGAGAAGAACACTCATTGCTTAAGGAGGTTTTGATATGGTCCTTTGATCAAGTACTATATGGGTGTAGACAGCACAAAAATTATGAGCTTGTGCAGAAGATTATGTTACAG ATGCAAGACCTTGGTTTGGACCCAAGCAGGCATGCATATGATTGCCTTGTTAGAACAGTTGTTTCTCAAAGACATTTTAAGGATGGCATGGAAATA TTAAAGAAAATGAAACAGAATAATTTGAAGCCACTTGATTCAACTTTGGCAGCACTTTCAGTCAGTTGCAGCCGTGCACTAGAGCTTGATTTAGCTGAGGCTTTCTTGAATCAGATTGCAGGATATCCACATCTGTATCCTTATGGTGCTTTGCTTGCAGCATGTGATGAAATG GATCAACCCGAACGTGCTTTGAGGGTGTTTGCCAAAATGAAGCAGATAAAACTTGTACCTGATATCAGGATATACGAGAATCTTTTTTCATTGTTTGGCACTGTAAATGCCCCATACGAAAATGGTAACAGAATGTCACAGGCGGATGCATTTAAAAGAATTAATGCTATTGAAAGGGATATGGCCAAGAATGGGATTCAGCACAGTCATATTTCAATGAAAAACTTG TTGAAGGCCCTCGGAGAAGAAGGAATGATAAGAGAATTGTTCCAATATTTACATGTGGCAGAGAATCTTTCCATTTACAGCAACTCTTCTTTGAGAACAGAGATGTACAACACAGTGTTGCATTATCTTGTTGAAGCCAGAGAA AGTCATATGGCTAttgaaatttttaagaaaatgaagaagtttGGCTTCCACACAGATTCGGCAACATATGATATAATGATTGATTGTTGTAGCATCACAAGATGCTTCAAATCGGCTTCTTTGTTGGTTTCAATGATGATACGTAAAGGGTTTCATCTGGAGATTTGCACGTATACTTCTCTCATAAAG ATTTTGATGGAAAATGAGAATTTTAGTGAAGCCTTGAATCTGTTGGAACGGGCCAAATTGGGTGGGATTCAACTTGATGTGCTGCTGTTTAATACCTTTCTTCGATCTGCAAGTTACAAG GGAAGGATTGATATAATTGAGTTTATTGTGGAGTATATGCACAGAGAGAAAATTCAGCCTGATCCAGCAACATGTCGCCATGTCTTCTGTGCATATGTAGCTGCTGGTTTTCACCATACAGCAATGGAAGCATTGCAGGTCTTAACTTTGCGTATGATGTCTAAATACGCCAGCATACTCAAAGAGGAAGATTTTCTCGACGAATTCATTTTTGCAGAAGATTCGGATGCCGAGTCAAGAATAATTAAGCTATTTAAAGATCGTAACGAGGAACTCTCAGTTGCATTGTTGAATTTAAGATGGTGTGCTGTTGCAGGATTTCCAATGCTCAAGTCAGCTGATCAAAGCCTTTGGGCCAAAAGACTTGAATCACAATTCCATACAAGGAGGCTCTTGGTGCCTGGTCGCATGAGATCTTATCAGTCCTCAAGTTATTACCACAATAGGCAGATATAA
- the LOC112697823 gene encoding pentatricopeptide repeat-containing protein At1g76280-like isoform X3, with amino-acid sequence MVDFLGESHDFHPVPSLYNFLLTSCVKEKNIIHARKCLELMEKQMAGKNEITYIELLKLAVLQENLSTVHLIWEDYIKNYSMSMLPLMKFIHSFTALKDLKSAYKTLQHMVSLAIMGNIGITRKASGRLFSARLDIPVPSNRDFSSTLLDLKENEQLDSWICPAFPDAICASVEQEAFRVGKREVKTAALAGLNREEHSLLKEVLIWSFDQVLYGCRQHKNYELVQKIMLQMQDLGLDPSRHAYDCLVRTVVSQRHFKDGMEILKKMKQNNLKPLDSTLAALSVSCSRALELDLAEAFLNQIAGYPHLYPYGALLAACDEMDQPERALRVFAKMKQIKLVPDIRIYENLFSLFGTVNAPYENGNRMSQADAFKRINAIERDMAKNGIQHSHISMKNLLKALGEEGMIRELFQYLHVAENLSIYSNSSLRTEMYNTVLHYLVEARESHMAIEIFKKMKKFGFHTDSATYDIMIDCCSITRCFKSASLLVSMMIRKGFHLEICTYTSLIKILMENENFSEALNLLERAKLGGIQLDVLLFNTFLRSASYKGRIDIIEFIVEYMHREKIQPDPATCRHVFCAYVAAGFHHTAMEALQVLTLRMMSKYASILKEEDFLDEFIFAEDSDAESRIIKLFKDRNEELSVALLNLRWCAVAGFPMLKSADQSLWAKRLESQFHTRRLLVPGRMRSYQSSSYYHNRQI; translated from the exons ATGGTGGATTTTCTTGGAGAAAGTCATGACTTCCATCCAGTTCcctctctgtataattttttattaacatccTGCGTTAAAGAGAAGAATATAATTCATGCAAGAAAATGTTTGGAATTGATGGAAAAGCAGATGGCAGGGAAGAATGAAATCACATATATAGAGCTTCTCAAG CTTGCAGTTTTGCAGGAAAACTTGTCCACGGTTCATTTAATTTGGGAGGATTATATTAAAAACTACAGCATGAGTATGTTACCTCTGATgaaattcattcactcttttACAGCATTGAAAGATTTAAAATCTGCTTATAAAACACTACAGCATATGGTGTCGTTAGCCATCATGGGAAACATTGGTATCACTAGAAAGGCTAGTGGGAGGTTATTTTCTGCTAGATTGGATATCCCTGTACCTTCAAATAGGGATTTTAGTTCAACTTTATTGGATTTAAAGGAGAACGAGCAACTGGATTCTTGGATATGTCCTGCTTTCCCAGATGCTATTTGTGCTAGTGTAGAGCAGGAAGCTTTTCGTGTGGGAAAAAGAGAAGTTAAAACTGCGGCACTAGCTGGCCTAAATAGAGAAGAACACTCATTGCTTAAGGAGGTTTTGATATGGTCCTTTGATCAAGTACTATATGGGTGTAGACAGCACAAAAATTATGAGCTTGTGCAGAAGATTATGTTACAG ATGCAAGACCTTGGTTTGGACCCAAGCAGGCATGCATATGATTGCCTTGTTAGAACAGTTGTTTCTCAAAGACATTTTAAGGATGGCATGGAAATA TTAAAGAAAATGAAACAGAATAATTTGAAGCCACTTGATTCAACTTTGGCAGCACTTTCAGTCAGTTGCAGCCGTGCACTAGAGCTTGATTTAGCTGAGGCTTTCTTGAATCAGATTGCAGGATATCCACATCTGTATCCTTATGGTGCTTTGCTTGCAGCATGTGATGAAATG GATCAACCCGAACGTGCTTTGAGGGTGTTTGCCAAAATGAAGCAGATAAAACTTGTACCTGATATCAGGATATACGAGAATCTTTTTTCATTGTTTGGCACTGTAAATGCCCCATACGAAAATGGTAACAGAATGTCACAGGCGGATGCATTTAAAAGAATTAATGCTATTGAAAGGGATATGGCCAAGAATGGGATTCAGCACAGTCATATTTCAATGAAAAACTTG TTGAAGGCCCTCGGAGAAGAAGGAATGATAAGAGAATTGTTCCAATATTTACATGTGGCAGAGAATCTTTCCATTTACAGCAACTCTTCTTTGAGAACAGAGATGTACAACACAGTGTTGCATTATCTTGTTGAAGCCAGAGAA AGTCATATGGCTAttgaaatttttaagaaaatgaagaagtttGGCTTCCACACAGATTCGGCAACATATGATATAATGATTGATTGTTGTAGCATCACAAGATGCTTCAAATCGGCTTCTTTGTTGGTTTCAATGATGATACGTAAAGGGTTTCATCTGGAGATTTGCACGTATACTTCTCTCATAAAG ATTTTGATGGAAAATGAGAATTTTAGTGAAGCCTTGAATCTGTTGGAACGGGCCAAATTGGGTGGGATTCAACTTGATGTGCTGCTGTTTAATACCTTTCTTCGATCTGCAAGTTACAAG GGAAGGATTGATATAATTGAGTTTATTGTGGAGTATATGCACAGAGAGAAAATTCAGCCTGATCCAGCAACATGTCGCCATGTCTTCTGTGCATATGTAGCTGCTGGTTTTCACCATACAGCAATGGAAGCATTGCAGGTCTTAACTTTGCGTATGATGTCTAAATACGCCAGCATACTCAAAGAGGAAGATTTTCTCGACGAATTCATTTTTGCAGAAGATTCGGATGCCGAGTCAAGAATAATTAAGCTATTTAAAGATCGTAACGAGGAACTCTCAGTTGCATTGTTGAATTTAAGATGGTGTGCTGTTGCAGGATTTCCAATGCTCAAGTCAGCTGATCAAAGCCTTTGGGCCAAAAGACTTGAATCACAATTCCATACAAGGAGGCTCTTGGTGCCTGGTCGCATGAGATCTTATCAGTCCTCAAGTTATTACCACAATAGGCAGATATAA